A stretch of the Capsicum annuum cultivar UCD-10X-F1 chromosome 8, UCD10Xv1.1, whole genome shotgun sequence genome encodes the following:
- the LOC107840421 gene encoding glucose-1-phosphate adenylyltransferase large subunit 1, producing the protein MDTCCVAVKSTAHLGRVSKGGFNNGEKEFFGEQIRGSLKNNLKFNQSSKSLKLEKKENKIKPGVAFSVITTENEQETLFLEETAPRFERRRANPKDVASVILGGGEGAKLFPLTSRAATPAVPVGGCYKLIDIPMSNCINSGINKVFVLTQYNSAPLNRHIARTYFGNGVSFGDGFVEVLAATQTPGETGKRWFQGTADAVRQFIWVFEDAKNKNIENILILSGDHLYRMDYMELVQNHIDRNSDITLSCALAGDSRASDFGLVKIDSRGRVVQFAEKPKGFDLKAMQVDTTLLGLSPQDAKKSPYIASMGVYVFKTDVLLKLLKWRYPTANDFGSEIIPAAIDEQNVQAYIFRDYWEDIGTIKSFYEANLELTSEFPKFQFYDPKTPFYTSPRFLPPTKIDNCKIKDAIISHGCFLRECTVEHSIVGERSRIDSGVELKDTLMMGADYYQTESEIASLLAEGKVPIGIGENTKIRNCIIDKNAKIGKDVVIMNKDDVQAADRPEEGFYIRSGLTIIAEKATIKDGTVI; encoded by the exons ATGGATACTTGCTGTGTTGCTGTGAAATCCACTGCCCATTTGGGGAGAGTGAGCAAAGGTGGCTTTAACAATGGAGAGAAGGAGTTTTTTGGGGAGCAGATCAGAGGGAGTTTGAAAAACAATCTCAAGTTTAATCAGTCGTCGAAAAGTTTGAAACTTGAGAAGAAGGAGAACAAGATCAAACCTGGGGTTGCTTTCTCTGTGATCACTACTGAAAATGAACAAGAGACTCtg TTCTTAGAGGAGACGGCGCCACGTTTTGAGAGACGTCGGGCAAAtcccaaggatgtggcttcagtcaTACTAGGAGGAGGTGAAGGGGCCAAATTGTTCCCTCTCACAAGTAGAGCTGCAACCCCTGCT GTTCCCGTTGGAGGATGCTACAAGCTAATAGACATCCCAATGAGTAACTGTATCAACAGTGGTATTAACAAGGTTTTTGTGCTGACACAGTACAATTCTGCTCCCTTGAATCGTCACATTGCTCGAACATATTTTGGAAATGGTGTGAGCTTTGGAGATGGATTTGTTGAG GTACTAGCTGCTACTCAGACACCTGGGGAAACTGGAAAAAGATGGTTTCAAGGAACTGCTGATGCTGTTAGacaatttatttgggtttttgaG GACGCTAAGAACAAGAATATTGAGAATATCCTTATATTATCTGGGGATCATCTTTATAGGATGGATTATATGGAGTTGGTGCAG AACCATATTGACCGGAATTCTGATATTACTCTTTCATGTGCACTAGCTGGGGACAG CCGAGCATCAGATTTTGGGCTGGTCAAAATTGACAGCAGAGGCAGAGTTGTCCAGTTTGCTGAGAAACCAAAAGGTTTTGATCTTAAAGCAATG CAAGTAGATACTACTCTTCTTGGATTATCTCCACAAGATGCAAAGAAATCCCCCTACATTGCTTCAATGGGAGTTTATGTATTCAAGACAGACGTATTGTTGAAGCTTTTGAAATGGAGATATCCTACAGCTAACGATTTTGGCTCTGAAATTATACCAGCAGCTATAGACGAGCAGAATGTCCAA GCATACATATTCAGAGACTACTGGGAGGACATTGGTACAATTAAATCTTTTTATGAGGCTAACTTGGAGCTCACCTCAGAG TTCCCAAAGTTTCAATTTTACGATCCAAAGACACCTTTTTACACATCTCCGAGGTTCCTTCCACCAACCAAGATAGACAATTGCAAG ATTAAGGATGCCATAATCTCTCATGGATGTTTTCTGCGCGAATGTACTGTGGAACACTCCATAGTTGGTGAAAGATCGCGTATAGATAGCGGCGTTGAACTGAAG GATACTTTAATGATGGGAGCAGACTATTACCAAACAGAATCTGAGATTGCCTCCCTACTAGCAGAGGGGAAAGTACCAATTGGAATTGGAGAGAACACAAAAATAAG GAATTGTATCATTGACAAGAATGCAAAGATAGGAAAGGATGTTGTGATCATGAATAAAGAT